The sequence CCGGCGTGGTGTATCAGGTGTACCGCCTGCTCAAGGGCAGCGGCCGTCTGGAGTTGCGCCGCCGCCACCTGCGCGTGGAGCCGGACACGCTGCGCTCGCTGCTCAAGCTCTCCGGAGGCGCCACGCTCCAGTCGCTGCTGGGCATGTCCAGCTGGCTGGTGCTGATGCGCATCGTCGCCACGTTCGGCAGCACCGCGCTCGCGGGCTACACGCTGGCCATGCGCATCCTGCTCTTCGTGCAGCAGCCGTCGTGGGGCCTGTCCCACGCGGCGGGCACGCTGGTGGGCCAGAGCCTGGGCGCGGGTGACACCGACCGCGCGGAGCGGGCCGCGTGGCGCGCCAGCTTCTACACGCTCGCGTTCCTGGGCGTGGTGGCGGTGGGCTTCCTCTTCTTCGCGGAGCCCCTCATCCACCGCTTCACCACCGAGCCGGAGGTGGCCCAGCACGCCGCGCACTGCCTGCGCATCGTGAGCTGCAGCCTGGCCCTCTACGCCTTCGTCACCGTGCTGCCCCACGCCTTCAACGGCGCCGGGGACACCACCACCCCCACCGTGGTGAACGCCCTGTTCTCCTGGGGCCTCCAGCTGCCGCTCGCGTGGGTGCTGTCCCATCCGCTGGGCCTGGGCCCGTCCGGCGCGTTCATCGCCATCGCCGTCACCTACGGCGCGCTCGGCCTGGCCAGCGCCGCCCTCTTCCGGCGCGGCGGGTGGAAGCTGCGGCACGTCTGAGGCCGCCCTCCACCAGCCGACACTCCCCACCACCCGGAGGCTGAGTTGAAAGCCCCTGGGGAGTGCGGACTTTCCCGAAACTCTCGCGGCGTGTGGGCGCAGCAGGCGCCCCCAGCCACGAGGCTCCTGCCACCCCGGGGGGCC comes from Corallococcus macrosporus and encodes:
- a CDS encoding MATE family efflux transporter — its product is MTQPPTESFSPDASPSTTGARGLLASLWLAVKGSTEDLATGPVDRAFLLLSVPMVLEMVMESIFALVDVLFVSRLGADAIATVGLTESVLTLFQTVPLGLSIGATALIARRIGQKDPERASSAAVQTLGLGLALSVPLALAGALFARPLLVALGAAPGVVEHGAGYTRLMLGGFPIIMLLFLISAVLRGAGDAATSMRALWLANSVNIVLAPLFIFGLGPVPAMGVTGAALATTVGRSTGVVYQVYRLLKGSGRLELRRRHLRVEPDTLRSLLKLSGGATLQSLLGMSSWLVLMRIVATFGSTALAGYTLAMRILLFVQQPSWGLSHAAGTLVGQSLGAGDTDRAERAAWRASFYTLAFLGVVAVGFLFFAEPLIHRFTTEPEVAQHAAHCLRIVSCSLALYAFVTVLPHAFNGAGDTTTPTVVNALFSWGLQLPLAWVLSHPLGLGPSGAFIAIAVTYGALGLASAALFRRGGWKLRHV